A genome region from Penaeus monodon isolate SGIC_2016 chromosome 14, NSTDA_Pmon_1, whole genome shotgun sequence includes the following:
- the LOC119581070 gene encoding LOW QUALITY PROTEIN: sphingolipid delta(4)-desaturase DES1-like (The sequence of the model RefSeq protein was modified relative to this genomic sequence to represent the inferred CDS: inserted 3 bases in 2 codons) yields MGQHVSRTDFEWSYTAEPHASRRKEILKKHPEIKELFGNDANLVWWVFALVTFQLVSLFVVRELSWFWVLILSYCIGGTINHSLMLAIHEISHNLAFGHSRPMANRILGIFANLPIILPFSVSFKGYHLEHHKYQGDEKLDTDIPTNLEAQLFCTTFGKMVWMFFQPLFYALRPIVTYPKNPTTLEIINTTVQLTFNFCLFYFLGGKCLTYLAAGSLLAMGIHPVAELIXEKLMFKKGLNLIFKRGGGPLNLVTFNVGYHNEHHDFPYIPGSRLPMVRVAPKILCFFPTAEFWVGFIYDFXKDGHGPYPPRIKRKHAGFDKEE; encoded by the exons AAAAACACCCAGAGATAAAGGAGCTCTTTGGAAATGATGCAAATCTTGTGTGGTGGGTATTTGCCCTGGTCACTTTCCAATTAGTATCCCTCTTCGTGGTGAGAGAGTTGTCCTGGTTCTGGGTCCTCATCTTGTCCTATTGCATTGGAGGAACCATCAACCATTCACTTATGTTGG CAATTCATGAAATATCCCACAACCTCGCATTCGGTCACTCACGACCAATGGCCAACCGCATTCTGGGGATTTTTGCAAACCTTCCCATTATCCTCCCATTTTCTGTGTCATTTAAGGGCTACCATCTAGAGCATCACAAG TATCAAGGTGATGAAAAACTTGACACTGACATTCCAACAAATCTTGAAGCGCAACTGTTCTGCACAACCTTTGGAAAGATGGTCTGGATGTTCTTCCAGCCACTGTTCTATGCCTTAAGACCCATTGTAACATACCCTAAAAACCCCACTACACTAGAAATCATCAATACTACAGTTCAGCTGACCTTCAACTTCTGTCTGTTTTACTTCCTTGGTG GCAAGTGTCTGACATATTTGGCAGCGGGATCCCTTTTGGCAATGGGTATTCATCCTGTGGCTGAACTCA TAGAGAAATTAATGTTCAAGAAAGGTTTGAACctcatttttaaaaggggggggggcccattgAATTTGGTAACATTCAATGTAGGCTATCATAACGAACATCATGACTTCCCCTACATCCCAGGAAGTCGATTGCCAATG GTAAGAGTTGCTCcaaaaattttatgtttctttCCCACAGCAGAATTTTGGGTGGGGTTTATTTATGATTT AAAAGATGGGCATGGTCCTTACCCCCCCCGCATTAAAAGGAAGCATGCTGGCTTTGACAAGGAGGAATAG